In Propionimicrobium sp. PCR01-08-3, one DNA window encodes the following:
- a CDS encoding type II toxin-antitoxin system prevent-host-death family antitoxin, producing MGVGIRELRDGLSRHLKSVREGHTITVTDHGRPIARIVPADGPTVLELMIAEGVVTPARAPRRPLPEPIKTAGPVSDLISEQRR from the coding sequence ATGGGTGTAGGTATTCGCGAATTGCGGGATGGGCTGAGTCGGCATCTGAAGTCGGTGCGGGAGGGGCACACGATCACGGTCACCGATCATGGTCGTCCGATTGCGCGGATCGTCCCCGCTGATGGGCCGACGGTGCTTGAGCTGATGATCGCTGAGGGCGTGGTCACTCCGGCCCGGGCACCGCGGCGCCCGCTTCCTGAGCCGATCAAGACGGCCGGCCCGGTAAGTGACCTCATCTCGGAACAGCGAAGATGA
- a CDS encoding type II toxin-antitoxin system VapC family toxin yields MIAYLDSSAIIPIIISEPSSELCRRIWSDADQLLSSQLSYVEVAAALAMAERQGRITSDEFEHAWADFTLRWAEVGVIAVSAGFVVRAARVARSHALRGYDAVHCTMALALNDADLVAVSGDKELLRAWDELGVATADTNRAR; encoded by the coding sequence ATGATCGCATATTTGGACTCGTCCGCGATCATCCCGATCATCATCAGTGAGCCGTCGAGCGAATTGTGCCGGAGAATCTGGAGCGACGCCGACCAGCTGCTCAGCTCACAGCTGTCGTACGTCGAAGTCGCGGCGGCTTTGGCTATGGCGGAGCGCCAGGGACGTATTACATCGGACGAGTTCGAACACGCGTGGGCGGACTTTACGCTTCGGTGGGCCGAAGTCGGTGTTATCGCGGTATCGGCGGGGTTCGTTGTCAGGGCTGCACGTGTTGCCCGTTCGCACGCGCTACGCGGATATGACGCGGTGCATTGCACGATGGCGCTCGCCCTCAATGATGCTGACCTGGTGGCGGTCAGCGGAGATAAGGAGCTATTGCGCGCGTGGGATGAACTCGGAGTTGCGACAGCAGACACCAATCGGGCGCGGTAG
- the hisI gene encoding phosphoribosyl-AMP cyclohydrolase, protein MPESMPALSPEIASKLKRNADGLVPAVVQDATSGRVLMMAWMSDDSLALTLQTRQATYWSRSRQELWRKGATSGNTQQVRELSSDCDGDTLLMIVDQQGPACHTGAESCFDAGGVLLADDSTGASGAEIDQAGHHRTGEAAE, encoded by the coding sequence ATGCCTGAGTCGATGCCTGCTCTTTCGCCCGAGATCGCGTCCAAGCTGAAGCGCAACGCCGACGGCTTGGTGCCTGCCGTGGTGCAGGACGCCACCAGCGGGCGGGTGCTCATGATGGCGTGGATGAGCGACGATTCGCTCGCTCTCACCTTGCAGACCAGGCAGGCGACCTACTGGTCGCGCAGCCGTCAGGAATTGTGGCGCAAGGGTGCGACCAGCGGCAACACCCAGCAGGTGCGTGAACTGTCCAGCGACTGCGACGGCGACACTCTCCTGATGATCGTCGACCAGCAGGGCCCCGCCTGCCACACCGGCGCCGAGAGCTGTTTTGATGCCGGAGGTGTGCTTCTAGCCGACGACTCGACAGGTGCTTCCGGAGCCGAGATTGACCAGGCCGGCCACCACCGAACCGGTGAGGCTGCCGAATGA
- a CDS encoding anthranilate synthase component I, whose product MSLDEADIHPSRDEFVAAADRRVISVYAKLLADDITPVGAFRQLCGDRPGTFLFESAEQGTWSRWSFIGVNNVATLYGDHGESEWIVNTDRPIAGLPATGRPLEVLDETLRLLHTPRDPKLPPFTSGMVGYLGYELVRERENIPDSNPDDIGVPEMVMMLAGDLAVLDHHTGEIWLIANAINFDASAEHADRAWQDAADRVRTMAEQLAEPHQPMATVRSNVDPAPAKRQRSHDEFVAMVEAAKEHIRAGDIFQVVPSQRFEIDTTTADALAIYRELRTSNPSPYLYLLQLERSGKRFALVGSSPEALVTVKDGLATTRPIAGTRPRGANPTEDLALETELLADEKERAEHLMLVDLGRNDLGRVCEPGTVEVTEFMHVHRYSHVMHLEASVVGKIKPNLSALDVTMSCFPAGTLSGAPKVRAMQIIDELETSRRGPYGGVIGYFDFTGDSDAAIAIRTALITDGKAYVQAGAGIVADSVPDSEDLETRNKAAAVIGAVSRASGHRVLSVPAGSVDARKGDHA is encoded by the coding sequence ATGAGTCTCGACGAGGCCGACATTCACCCGAGCCGTGACGAGTTCGTCGCCGCCGCCGACCGCCGGGTGATCAGCGTCTACGCGAAACTGCTGGCCGACGACATCACCCCGGTCGGAGCGTTCCGGCAACTGTGCGGCGACCGGCCCGGCACGTTCTTGTTCGAGTCGGCCGAGCAGGGCACCTGGTCGCGGTGGTCGTTCATCGGCGTCAACAATGTCGCGACGCTCTACGGCGACCATGGCGAATCGGAGTGGATCGTCAACACCGATCGTCCGATCGCGGGCCTGCCCGCCACCGGACGACCACTCGAAGTCTTGGACGAAACCCTGCGGCTGCTGCACACCCCACGCGACCCAAAGTTGCCGCCGTTCACCTCCGGAATGGTCGGCTACCTGGGATACGAACTGGTACGTGAACGGGAAAACATCCCCGACTCGAATCCGGACGACATCGGCGTGCCAGAGATGGTGATGATGCTGGCCGGAGACCTCGCCGTGCTCGACCATCACACCGGCGAGATCTGGCTGATCGCCAACGCCATCAACTTCGACGCGTCGGCCGAGCATGCCGACCGAGCCTGGCAGGACGCGGCAGACCGCGTCCGAACGATGGCCGAGCAGCTGGCCGAACCCCATCAGCCGATGGCCACCGTGCGAAGCAATGTCGACCCCGCCCCGGCGAAGCGCCAACGCAGCCACGACGAGTTCGTGGCGATGGTGGAGGCCGCCAAGGAACACATCCGCGCCGGCGACATCTTTCAGGTGGTGCCCAGCCAGCGATTCGAAATCGACACCACCACCGCCGACGCGCTGGCGATCTACCGCGAGCTGCGCACCTCGAACCCGAGCCCCTACCTGTATCTGCTGCAACTCGAACGGAGCGGCAAGCGGTTCGCGCTGGTCGGATCCAGCCCGGAGGCCCTGGTCACCGTCAAGGACGGCCTGGCCACCACCCGCCCGATCGCCGGCACCCGGCCACGCGGCGCGAACCCCACCGAGGATCTCGCCTTGGAGACCGAACTGCTGGCCGACGAGAAGGAACGCGCCGAGCACCTGATGCTGGTCGACCTGGGCCGCAACGATCTCGGGCGGGTGTGCGAGCCGGGCACCGTCGAGGTCACCGAATTCATGCACGTGCATCGCTACTCGCACGTCATGCACCTGGAGGCCAGCGTGGTCGGAAAGATCAAACCGAACCTGAGCGCGCTCGACGTCACCATGTCATGTTTTCCGGCAGGAACGTTGTCGGGAGCCCCGAAGGTTCGGGCGATGCAGATCATCGACGAATTGGAGACCAGCCGCCGCGGCCCGTACGGGGGAGTGATCGGATACTTTGACTTCACCGGCGACTCGGACGCAGCCATCGCGATCCGCACCGCGCTGATCACCGACGGCAAAGCGTATGTGCAAGCCGGAGCCGGAATCGTGGCGGACTCGGTGCCGGACAGCGAAGATCTGGAGACCCGGAACAAGGCGGCGGCCGTGATCGGCGCCGTCTCGCGGGCGTCCGGCCATCGGGTTTTGTCAGTGCCAGCAGGTAGCGTCGATGCACGAAAGGGGGACCACGCATGA
- the trpC gene encoding indole-3-glycerol phosphate synthase TrpC: protein MTTVLDDIIAGVREDLAAREAQTSLDEVIAAVEGAPAVRDPMPAFRASGLSVICEVKRSSPSKGALAEIDDPAVLALAYAGGGAAAISVLTEQRRFGGSLDDLDLVRWRVDQPLLRKDFMVEPYQIYEARAHGADLILLIVAALDDAKLRELYDVATGLGLTRLVEVHTPDEAKRAVDLGAELIGVNNRNLKTLDVDLARFEQIAESIPGGIVKVAESGIKSPVDAARVTSAGADAILVGEALVTEANPGAMIAAMIAAGSR, encoded by the coding sequence ATGACCACCGTGCTCGATGACATCATTGCCGGCGTCCGGGAAGACCTGGCCGCTCGCGAGGCCCAGACATCGCTCGATGAGGTGATCGCTGCGGTGGAGGGCGCACCTGCGGTTCGTGATCCGATGCCCGCCTTCAGAGCGTCCGGCCTGTCGGTGATCTGCGAGGTCAAGCGGTCCAGCCCGTCCAAGGGGGCGCTGGCCGAGATCGATGATCCTGCCGTGCTGGCGCTGGCCTACGCCGGGGGAGGTGCCGCCGCGATTTCGGTGCTGACCGAGCAACGCAGATTCGGTGGCTCCCTCGACGATCTTGATCTGGTGCGTTGGCGGGTCGACCAGCCGCTGCTGCGCAAGGACTTCATGGTCGAGCCGTACCAGATATATGAGGCCAGGGCCCATGGCGCCGACCTGATCCTGCTGATCGTGGCCGCCCTCGACGACGCGAAGCTCCGCGAGCTCTATGACGTCGCCACCGGTCTGGGACTCACTCGGCTGGTCGAGGTGCACACCCCGGACGAGGCCAAGCGGGCCGTAGATCTGGGTGCCGAGCTGATCGGGGTGAACAACCGCAACTTGAAGACACTCGACGTCGACCTGGCACGGTTCGAGCAGATCGCCGAATCGATTCCGGGCGGCATTGTCAAGGTCGCCGAGTCAGGCATCAAGTCACCGGTCGATGCGGCACGGGTGACCTCCGCCGGCGCCGACGCCATCCTGGTCGGCGAGGCGCTGGTGACCGAAGCGAATCCGGGTGCCATGATCGCCGCCATGATCGCTGCAGGCAGCCGATGA
- the trpB gene encoding tryptophan synthase subunit beta, translating to MKLSDYPDSRGHFDDFGGRYVPEALAPALQQLNQEFNDAQADAGFLAELHDLQVNYAGRPSPLTEAKRFSEHCGGATILLKREDLNHTGSHKINNVLGQGLLARRMGKTRLIAETGAGQHGVATATIAALFGMECRIYMGKVDTERQALNVARMQLLGSEVVAVAAGSATLKDAMNEAMRDWVTNVENTHYLIGTVSGPDPFPKIVREFQRIISTETKATMLERYGRLPDAVCACVGGGSNAMGMFADFIDDPEVGLYGFEAGGDGVETGRHAASINGGSLGVLHGTKTYILQDDDGQTIESHSISAGLDYPGVGPQHAQLAKSGRAHYEPVTDAEAMDAFKLLCRTEGIMPAIESAHAVAGARRLALRQIEENPGSKPVLVINISGRGDKDVDTAMKYFGIRGEADQSTGDLK from the coding sequence ATGAAACTCTCTGACTATCCGGACTCCCGCGGACACTTCGACGACTTCGGGGGCAGATACGTGCCCGAAGCATTGGCTCCCGCCTTGCAGCAGCTGAACCAGGAGTTCAACGATGCGCAGGCCGACGCCGGTTTTCTGGCCGAGTTGCACGATCTGCAGGTCAACTACGCCGGACGCCCGAGCCCGCTGACCGAAGCGAAGCGCTTCAGCGAACACTGCGGCGGCGCGACGATCCTGCTCAAGCGGGAAGATCTCAATCACACCGGCTCCCACAAGATCAACAACGTCTTGGGCCAGGGATTGCTGGCCCGCAGGATGGGCAAGACCCGGCTGATCGCCGAAACCGGGGCAGGCCAGCACGGTGTCGCCACAGCGACCATCGCCGCACTGTTCGGCATGGAATGCCGCATCTACATGGGCAAGGTCGACACCGAGCGGCAGGCACTCAACGTGGCCCGCATGCAACTGCTCGGCTCCGAGGTGGTCGCGGTCGCGGCGGGCAGTGCGACCCTCAAGGACGCTATGAATGAGGCGATGCGGGACTGGGTGACCAACGTCGAGAACACTCACTACCTGATCGGTACGGTGTCGGGCCCGGATCCGTTCCCGAAGATCGTCCGCGAGTTTCAGCGCATCATCTCCACCGAGACCAAGGCGACCATGTTGGAGCGCTATGGCAGGCTGCCCGACGCGGTCTGCGCCTGCGTGGGCGGGGGCTCGAATGCGATGGGCATGTTCGCCGACTTCATCGACGATCCCGAGGTGGGGCTGTACGGCTTCGAGGCCGGCGGCGACGGCGTCGAGACCGGACGTCACGCCGCGTCCATCAACGGTGGCTCGCTCGGCGTGCTGCACGGCACCAAGACCTATATCTTGCAGGACGACGACGGCCAGACCATCGAATCGCATTCGATCTCGGCAGGCCTCGACTATCCCGGGGTGGGTCCCCAGCACGCACAACTCGCCAAGAGCGGCCGCGCCCACTACGAGCCGGTGACCGACGCCGAGGCGATGGACGCCTTCAAGCTGCTGTGCCGCACCGAAGGCATCATGCCGGCCATCGAGTCGGCCCATGCGGTTGCCGGTGCACGCAGACTCGCCCTGCGGCAGATCGAAGAGAACCCTGGATCGAAGCCGGTGCTCGTCATCAACATCTCGGGGCGCGGCGATAAGGATGTCGACACCGCGATGAAGTACTTCGGCATTCGCGGCGAAGCCGATCAGTCGACGGGAGACCTGAAGTGA
- the trpA gene encoding tryptophan synthase subunit alpha: protein MSGKRVRAANDSGRAALVGYLPVGYPDVPGSLDAMRALVEGTDGVGVDLVEIGMPYSDPMMDGLVIQHATTKALERGVRTRDLFSAVETVATAGAVPMVMIYWNLVLRHGVDAFARDLAAAGGAGLITPDLTPDEAGEWMAASDAHGLDRVFLIAPSSSDERITKVMGACRGWVYATSVMGVTGARDHTSDAAPVIVRRARELDPSLPVGVGLGVSNGDQAAEVAGFADSVIVGSALVSCLIDAEDRGSSDLRPLREKVADLAAGVRRADR, encoded by the coding sequence ATCTCCGGCAAGCGGGTGCGGGCTGCAAATGACTCAGGCCGTGCAGCACTGGTCGGCTACCTGCCGGTCGGTTACCCCGATGTGCCGGGCTCGCTGGACGCGATGCGGGCTTTGGTGGAGGGAACCGACGGTGTGGGCGTCGATCTGGTCGAGATCGGCATGCCCTACTCCGATCCGATGATGGATGGCCTGGTCATTCAGCACGCCACCACCAAGGCGTTGGAGCGCGGGGTACGTACCCGTGATCTGTTCAGCGCAGTTGAGACCGTCGCCACCGCAGGGGCCGTGCCGATGGTGATGATCTACTGGAACCTCGTGCTCCGCCACGGCGTCGACGCCTTCGCTCGCGACCTCGCGGCAGCCGGCGGGGCCGGTCTGATCACCCCCGATCTCACTCCGGACGAGGCCGGCGAGTGGATGGCGGCCTCCGACGCGCACGGTCTCGACCGGGTCTTCTTGATCGCGCCGAGCTCGTCGGATGAACGCATCACGAAGGTGATGGGAGCCTGCCGTGGCTGGGTCTACGCCACCTCGGTCATGGGGGTGACCGGTGCTCGCGACCACACCTCGGATGCCGCCCCGGTGATCGTGCGGCGGGCACGTGAACTCGATCCGAGCCTGCCGGTCGGGGTGGGGCTCGGGGTCTCCAACGGAGACCAGGCCGCAGAAGTTGCCGGTTTCGCCGACTCGGTGATCGTCGGGTCCGCGCTGGTCAGCTGCCTGATCGACGCCGAAGATCGGGGCAGCAGTGATCTTCGTCCGCTTCGGGAAAAGGTCGCCGATCTGGCGGCCGGAGTACGCCGGGCGGACAGATGA
- the lgt gene encoding prolipoprotein diacylglyceryl transferase — protein MTPLQIPAPPSSGISLGGFTLHYYALCVLAGIIVAVLMGRTRFVRRGGSPDRFDSAAFIIVITGIIGARAYHVITDHQLYFGPGRDPWQALNIRAGGLGIWGGVMVGALASWLICRRHKLDFGSFADTLAPGLFFAQAIGRLGNWFNQELFGRPTDLPWGLYVDSAHRPDGYREFETFHPTFAYEMITNTIGGILLLWAERRFKLGRGKLFSCYIIWYTLCRFFIEMVRIDPANEIGGWRINNYVSLICFVGAVILLIWQLRKRPGVMWWPFGFPDGGAGLSPARSRVPSDDTSPVELTDSDASDMAGPETHPDDR, from the coding sequence ATGACTCCGCTCCAGATTCCGGCACCGCCGTCCAGCGGAATCAGCCTGGGCGGATTCACGCTGCATTACTACGCCCTGTGCGTGCTGGCCGGCATCATCGTGGCCGTGCTGATGGGACGTACGCGGTTCGTCCGGCGGGGCGGCAGCCCCGATCGATTCGATTCGGCCGCATTCATCATCGTCATCACCGGAATCATCGGGGCGCGGGCCTATCACGTCATCACCGACCACCAGCTGTACTTCGGGCCGGGCCGCGATCCGTGGCAGGCTCTCAACATCCGTGCCGGGGGATTGGGCATCTGGGGTGGTGTGATGGTCGGCGCTCTGGCGTCCTGGCTGATCTGCCGCCGGCACAAGCTCGACTTCGGATCGTTCGCCGACACCCTGGCACCGGGGCTGTTCTTTGCCCAGGCAATCGGACGCCTCGGCAACTGGTTCAACCAAGAACTCTTCGGACGCCCCACCGATCTGCCCTGGGGGCTCTATGTCGACTCGGCCCACCGGCCGGACGGCTACCGCGAGTTCGAGACCTTTCATCCCACCTTCGCCTACGAGATGATCACCAACACGATAGGTGGCATCTTGCTGTTGTGGGCGGAACGCCGATTCAAGCTGGGCCGGGGCAAGCTGTTCAGCTGTTACATCATCTGGTACACGCTGTGCCGGTTCTTCATCGAGATGGTGCGCATCGATCCGGCAAACGAGATCGGCGGATGGCGCATCAACAACTATGTGTCATTGATCTGCTTCGTCGGCGCGGTCATCCTGCTGATCTGGCAGTTGCGCAAGCGTCCCGGCGTGATGTGGTGGCCCTTCGGGTTCCCCGATGGCGGTGCGGGCCTGTCACCGGCACGTTCCCGTGTGCCGTCAGACGACACCAGCCCGGTCGAGCTCACCGATTCCGATGCTTCCGACATGGCAGGCCCCGAGACTCACCCCGACGACCGGTAG